The following proteins come from a genomic window of Halomarina ordinaria:
- a CDS encoding ABC transporter ATP-binding protein: MARLEIKNLYAEVNEEDGEQILKGVDLEVESGEIHALMGPNGSGKSTTAKVIAGHPAYKVTEGEVLIHLNEDEFGEDVDIPEDKRTWNLLDLEPNERAALGVFLGFQYPAEIEGVTMVNFLRTALNAKLEEREELFEEGESEDEAEEESGYDTSPMEGPADEGDVGVAEFQQLLREKMELLDMDEKFATRYLNAGFSGGEKKQNEVLQAAILEPSVAVLDEIDSGLDIDRLQDVSAGINALRDEQGTGVLQITHYQRILDYVEPDHVHIMLDGKVVKSGGAELAEQLEDKGYDWVREEVYETA; this comes from the coding sequence ATGGCACGACTAGAAATAAAGAACCTCTACGCGGAGGTCAACGAGGAAGACGGTGAGCAGATTCTGAAGGGCGTCGATCTCGAGGTCGAGTCGGGCGAGATCCACGCGCTCATGGGACCGAACGGCTCCGGGAAGTCGACGACGGCGAAGGTCATCGCCGGCCACCCGGCCTACAAGGTGACGGAGGGGGAGGTCCTCATCCACCTGAACGAGGACGAGTTCGGCGAGGACGTCGACATCCCCGAGGACAAGCGGACGTGGAACCTCCTCGACCTGGAACCGAACGAGCGCGCCGCCCTCGGCGTGTTCCTCGGCTTCCAGTACCCCGCCGAGATAGAGGGGGTCACGATGGTGAACTTCCTCCGGACGGCGCTCAACGCCAAACTCGAGGAGCGCGAGGAGCTCTTCGAGGAGGGCGAGAGCGAGGACGAAGCGGAGGAGGAGAGCGGCTACGACACCTCCCCGATGGAGGGACCGGCCGACGAGGGCGACGTCGGCGTCGCCGAGTTCCAGCAGCTCCTCCGCGAGAAGATGGAGCTGCTCGACATGGACGAGAAGTTCGCCACGCGCTACCTCAACGCCGGCTTCTCCGGCGGTGAGAAGAAACAGAACGAGGTGCTGCAGGCCGCCATCCTGGAGCCCTCGGTCGCCGTGCTCGACGAGATCGACTCCGGGCTCGACATCGACCGCCTGCAGGACGTCTCTGCCGGCATCAACGCGCTGCGCGACGAACAGGGCACGGGCGTCCTCCAGATCACCCACTACCAGCGCATCCTCGACTACGTCGAGCCGGACCACGTCCACATCATGCTCGACGGGAAGGTCGTCAAGAGCGGCGGGGCGGAACTGGCCGAGCAACTCGAGGACAAGGGGTACGACTGGGTGCGAGAAGAAGTGTACGAGACAGCCTAA
- the sufB gene encoding Fe-S cluster assembly protein SufB: MSSEQDHLKETDTEARFEFKKEERSAFKSEKGLTEETIRVISEDKDEPEWMLERRLRALRQFQEMPMPTDWPGQPDLSEVDIDEIVPYIRPDIETRGGAESWEDLPDDIKDTFDKLGIPEAEKNALSGVGAQYESEIVYQNMQEQWEEKGVIFMDMDRAVREHPDIVEEYFMTKCVPPSDNKFAALHGAVWSGGSFVYVPEDVTVEMPVQAYFRMNSEGMGQFEHTLIIAEANSEVHYIEGCSAPKYSAFNLHSGGVEVFVKEGAHVQYSTVQNWSKNTYNLNTKRAIVEKDGTMEWVSGSMGSKATMLYPCSILKGPGATDNHITIAFAGKGQNIDTGAKVYHNAPNTKSTIESKSISKDGGRTNYRGLVHIADGAENSSTSVECDALMFDNESTSDTMPYMEIEESKVDVAHEATVGKIGDEDVFYLQSRGLDDDDAKQMIVAGFIEPITEELPIEYAVELNRLIELEMEGSLG; this comes from the coding sequence ATGAGTTCCGAACAAGACCACCTCAAAGAGACCGACACCGAAGCGCGCTTCGAGTTCAAGAAAGAGGAGCGCTCGGCGTTCAAGTCCGAGAAGGGGCTGACGGAGGAGACCATCCGCGTCATCTCCGAGGACAAGGACGAACCCGAGTGGATGCTCGAGCGCCGCCTGCGCGCGCTCCGGCAGTTCCAGGAGATGCCGATGCCGACCGACTGGCCGGGCCAGCCCGACCTCTCGGAGGTCGACATCGACGAGATCGTCCCCTACATCCGTCCCGACATCGAGACGCGCGGCGGCGCCGAGAGCTGGGAGGACCTCCCGGACGACATCAAGGACACGTTCGACAAGCTGGGCATCCCGGAGGCGGAGAAGAACGCCCTCTCCGGCGTCGGCGCCCAGTACGAGTCCGAGATCGTCTACCAGAACATGCAGGAGCAGTGGGAGGAGAAGGGCGTCATCTTCATGGACATGGACCGGGCCGTCCGCGAGCACCCGGACATCGTCGAGGAGTACTTCATGACGAAGTGCGTCCCCCCGAGCGACAACAAGTTCGCGGCGCTCCACGGCGCCGTCTGGTCGGGCGGGAGCTTCGTCTACGTCCCCGAGGACGTCACCGTCGAGATGCCGGTCCAGGCGTACTTCCGGATGAACTCCGAGGGGATGGGCCAGTTCGAGCACACCCTCATCATCGCCGAGGCCAACTCCGAGGTCCACTACATCGAGGGCTGTTCGGCCCCGAAGTACTCGGCGTTCAACCTCCACAGCGGGGGCGTCGAGGTGTTCGTCAAGGAGGGTGCCCACGTCCAGTACTCCACGGTGCAGAACTGGTCGAAGAACACCTACAACCTGAACACCAAGCGCGCCATCGTCGAGAAGGACGGGACGATGGAGTGGGTCTCCGGGTCGATGGGGTCGAAGGCCACGATGCTCTACCCCTGTTCCATCCTGAAGGGGCCGGGCGCGACGGACAACCACATCACCATCGCGTTCGCGGGCAAGGGCCAGAACATCGACACCGGCGCGAAGGTCTACCACAACGCGCCGAACACGAAGTCGACCATCGAGTCGAAGTCCATCAGCAAGGACGGCGGGCGCACCAACTACCGCGGCCTCGTCCACATCGCGGACGGTGCCGAGAACTCCTCGACGAGCGTCGAGTGTGACGCGCTCATGTTCGACAACGAGTCCACCTCGGACACGATGCCGTACATGGAGATCGAGGAGTCGAAGGTCGACGTCGCCCACGAGGCGACGGTGGGCAAGATCGGCGACGAGGACGTCTTCTACCTCCAGTCGCGCGGGCTGGACGACGACGACGCCAAGCAGATGATCGTCGCCGGGTTCATCGAGCCCATCACGGAGGAACTGCCCATCGAGTACGCGGTCGAGCTCAACCGCCTCATCGAACTGGAGATGGAGGGGAGCCTCGGGTAA
- the sufD gene encoding Fe-S cluster assembly protein SufD codes for MSTQVHANLTEEQVREISGRLDEPDWLLETRLDALSALSDLDFPDVIQTPGRKWTDLADLDFESFVDPLNAAEEKELVAPDEAVVLPFAEALDEHEELVREHFGSVVDPQTNYLTALSTALFSTGTVVYVPEGVAAEDVKIRTTMNARSLFNYTLVVTEESASVTILERQETGDDVDGARYYSGVVEIDAGENSYVQYGGLQDLSEETYNYQLKHATAGTYATANVIDCNIGSRLTKTSVETSLDGDSSETKIVGAFYGHDEQHFDVDSRVWHNAEHTTADLVTRGVIDDVARSVYEGVQNVGRDAWNTSSYQRENTLMLSDESEADASPKLIINNHDTEASHSATVGQVDKEDLFYMTSRAVPERLAKNMLVEGFFVPVLDEIAVEELREDMESRIRDRLASRTY; via the coding sequence ATGAGTACGCAGGTACACGCAAACCTCACGGAAGAACAGGTACGGGAGATATCCGGGCGCCTCGACGAGCCCGACTGGCTGCTGGAGACGCGTCTCGACGCGCTCTCCGCGCTGTCGGACCTCGACTTCCCGGACGTCATCCAGACGCCGGGGCGAAAGTGGACGGACCTCGCGGACCTCGACTTCGAGTCGTTCGTCGACCCGCTGAACGCGGCCGAGGAGAAGGAACTCGTCGCGCCCGACGAGGCCGTCGTCCTCCCGTTCGCGGAGGCGCTCGACGAGCACGAAGAGCTCGTCCGCGAGCACTTCGGGAGCGTCGTCGACCCGCAGACGAACTACCTGACGGCGCTCTCGACGGCGCTGTTCAGCACCGGTACCGTCGTCTACGTCCCCGAGGGGGTCGCCGCCGAGGACGTGAAGATCCGGACGACGATGAACGCCCGGTCGCTGTTCAACTACACGCTCGTCGTCACCGAGGAGTCGGCCTCGGTCACCATTCTGGAGCGCCAGGAGACGGGCGACGACGTCGACGGCGCGCGCTACTACAGCGGCGTCGTCGAGATCGACGCGGGCGAGAACAGCTACGTCCAGTACGGGGGCCTCCAAGACCTCTCGGAGGAGACGTACAACTACCAGCTCAAGCACGCGACGGCCGGCACCTACGCGACGGCCAACGTCATCGACTGTAACATCGGTTCGCGCCTGACGAAGACGTCCGTCGAGACGTCGCTCGACGGCGACTCCTCGGAGACGAAGATTGTCGGCGCGTTCTACGGCCACGATGAGCAGCACTTCGACGTGGACTCGCGGGTCTGGCACAACGCCGAGCACACCACCGCCGACCTCGTCACCCGCGGCGTCATCGACGACGTCGCCCGGTCGGTGTACGAGGGCGTCCAGAACGTCGGTCGCGACGCCTGGAACACGTCGTCGTACCAGCGCGAGAACACGCTGATGCTGAGCGACGAGAGCGAGGCCGACGCCTCCCCGAAGCTCATCATCAACAACCACGACACGGAGGCGAGTCACTCCGCGACGGTCGGACAGGTCGACAAGGAGGACCTGTTCTACATGACCTCGCGGGCCGTCCCCGAGCGGCTGGCGAAGAACATGCTCGTGGAGGGCTTCTTCGTGCCCGTCCTCGACGAGATAGCGGTCGAGGAACTGCGCGAGGACATGGAGTCGCGCATCCGCGACCGCCTGGCGTCGCGCACCTACTGA
- a CDS encoding polysaccharide deacetylase family protein encodes MGNIDVAIGIDVDCVAGWLGSYGGADSPADLSRGLLAGEEGIPRLLQVFENADIDTTWFVPGHSLETFRENVQAVADAGHELGVHGYTHENPTDLSREQEDAILQTSIELIEDVTGSKPVGHRASWWEFSENTPELVEKHGFRYDSSLMERDFEPLRMRKGDQWYRIDYDSDPETWMKPYEYGEETDVVEIPISWYRDDIPPMMFIKQPNYNYGYTSPRMVYEELYKAHFDYLHRRRGAGVYTLTIHPDVHGRPQMIPLLEEFIQYMGSHDGVEFRTLADVAEKYDEDESVYESEGEFV; translated from the coding sequence ATGGGAAACATAGACGTCGCCATCGGCATCGACGTGGACTGCGTCGCGGGCTGGCTCGGCTCCTACGGCGGGGCGGACTCGCCGGCCGACCTCTCGCGGGGCCTGCTCGCGGGCGAGGAGGGCATCCCCCGCCTGCTGCAGGTGTTCGAGAACGCGGACATCGACACGACGTGGTTCGTCCCCGGTCACTCGCTGGAGACGTTCCGCGAGAACGTCCAGGCCGTCGCGGACGCGGGCCACGAACTCGGCGTCCACGGCTACACCCACGAGAACCCGACGGACCTCTCGCGGGAGCAGGAGGACGCCATCCTCCAGACGTCCATCGAACTCATCGAGGACGTCACCGGGTCGAAACCGGTGGGCCACCGCGCTAGCTGGTGGGAGTTCAGCGAGAACACGCCGGAACTCGTCGAGAAGCACGGCTTTCGCTACGACAGCAGCCTGATGGAACGCGACTTCGAGCCGCTACGGATGCGCAAGGGCGACCAGTGGTACCGCATCGACTACGACAGCGACCCGGAGACGTGGATGAAGCCCTACGAGTACGGCGAGGAGACGGACGTCGTCGAGATACCCATCAGCTGGTACCGCGACGACATCCCGCCGATGATGTTCATCAAACAGCCGAACTACAACTACGGCTACACCAGCCCGCGGATGGTGTACGAGGAGCTGTACAAGGCGCACTTCGACTACCTCCACCGCCGGCGCGGGGCGGGCGTCTACACGCTCACCATCCACCCGGACGTCCACGGTCGCCCGCAGATGATTCCCCTGCTCGAGGAGTTCATCCAGTACATGGGGAGCCACGACGGCGTGGAGTTCCGCACGCTCGCCGACGTCGCCGAGAAGTACGACGAGGACGAGTCCGTCTACGAGAGCGAAGGGGAGTTCGTCTGA
- a CDS encoding asparaginase: MANPTVAVLGTGGTIASSDTERGAEAKRDAADLLDAVPDLADHADLRVEEVAKRLSFEMDFETVLALAERVEGVSERVDGIVVTHGTDTMAECAFALDHLREGSVPVVFTGAQRHPDLVSADGPANLLAAVRSAADDRLREAGGTYVAFDEELHAASTVEKLHTSALGGFESPTVGPVASLLRHGVEFHRPAGSDTPRLAVDTVTAHVPVVSSGLGVDDATFRRELDAGADGIVLEATGIGNTSPSLGRAVDDAVSAGVPVVVASRSPAGRVQPVYGSPGGSRSLSEYGALCGGRLSAAKARVRLLLALSRTDRKPPVAALFPPWHADGEETT, from the coding sequence ATGGCGAACCCCACCGTCGCCGTCCTCGGGACGGGCGGCACCATCGCCAGTTCCGACACGGAGCGCGGCGCGGAGGCGAAGCGCGACGCCGCCGACCTGCTCGACGCGGTCCCGGACCTGGCCGACCACGCCGACCTCCGCGTCGAGGAGGTGGCCAAGCGCCTGAGCTTCGAGATGGACTTCGAGACGGTGCTCGCGCTCGCCGAGCGGGTCGAGGGGGTGAGCGAGCGCGTCGACGGTATCGTCGTCACCCACGGGACGGACACGATGGCCGAGTGCGCGTTCGCGCTCGACCACCTCCGCGAAGGGAGCGTGCCCGTGGTCTTCACCGGCGCGCAGCGCCACCCGGACCTCGTGAGCGCCGACGGGCCGGCGAACCTGCTCGCGGCGGTACGGAGCGCCGCGGACGACCGCCTCCGGGAGGCGGGCGGGACCTACGTCGCCTTCGACGAGGAGCTCCACGCCGCCTCGACGGTCGAGAAACTCCACACGAGCGCGCTCGGGGGGTTCGAGTCGCCGACGGTCGGTCCCGTCGCCTCGCTCCTGCGCCACGGCGTGGAGTTCCACCGACCCGCCGGGAGCGACACCCCGCGGCTGGCGGTCGACACCGTGACGGCGCACGTCCCCGTCGTCAGCTCCGGTCTCGGCGTCGACGACGCCACCTTCCGGCGCGAACTGGACGCCGGTGCCGACGGCATCGTCCTGGAGGCGACGGGCATCGGTAACACCAGCCCCTCGCTCGGGCGGGCGGTCGACGACGCGGTGAGCGCGGGGGTACCGGTGGTCGTCGCCTCGCGCTCGCCCGCGGGGCGGGTCCAGCCGGTGTACGGGTCGCCCGGCGGCAGTCGCTCGCTGTCGGAGTACGGCGCGCTCTGCGGGGGGCGGCTCTCGGCGGCGAAGGCGCGGGTCAGACTGCTGCTCGCGCTGAGTCGAACCGACAGGAAACCGCCGGTGGCGGCGCTGTTCCCGCCGTGGCACGCCGACGGGGAGGAAACGACTTAA
- a CDS encoding ferritin-like domain-containing protein: protein MSVAHPVASDHQLARLLQIGMVLEEVVEARSAKHAQTLGEDELDDELYALLEHAAEESADHRARLEALVDELDADPVPFDQIETLVEAQYGQTKPEDFDGVLYDQLCNEETAYKFYDDVIAAIETSDASFGIERDRLVTVLSAIREEEAEGVEEVTKLMETRA, encoded by the coding sequence ATGAGCGTCGCCCACCCGGTCGCGTCCGACCACCAGCTCGCCCGGCTCCTGCAGATCGGGATGGTGCTGGAGGAGGTCGTCGAGGCCCGTTCGGCGAAGCACGCCCAGACCCTCGGCGAGGACGAACTCGACGACGAGCTGTACGCGCTGCTCGAACACGCCGCCGAGGAGTCCGCCGACCACCGCGCGCGCCTGGAGGCGCTCGTCGACGAACTCGACGCCGACCCCGTCCCGTTCGACCAGATCGAGACGCTCGTCGAGGCGCAGTACGGCCAGACCAAACCCGAGGACTTCGACGGCGTGCTCTACGACCAGCTGTGCAACGAGGAGACCGCCTACAAGTTCTACGACGACGTCATCGCCGCCATCGAGACGTCGGACGCGTCGTTCGGCATCGAGCGCGACCGTCTCGTCACCGTCCTCTCGGCCATCCGCGAGGAGGAGGCGGAGGGCGTCGAGGAGGTAACGAAGCTGATGGAGACCCGCGCATGA
- a CDS encoding metal-dependent transcriptional regulator yields the protein MNTADQYLKAIYLVQEIENGPAATGRVAELLDVSPASANEMIGKLEGRGLADHEKYKGVSLTDDGIVRARDALQNYCIIERFLVEVLDVEEFRTEAKALESVIDETVADRLDTIINREPKCPDCFDPEEDVCALLELECPETAD from the coding sequence ATGAACACCGCAGACCAATATCTCAAAGCTATCTACCTGGTCCAGGAGATCGAGAACGGCCCCGCGGCCACGGGTCGTGTCGCCGAACTGCTCGACGTCAGCCCGGCCAGCGCCAACGAGATGATCGGCAAACTCGAAGGGCGCGGCCTCGCCGACCACGAGAAGTACAAGGGCGTCTCGCTGACCGACGACGGCATCGTCCGCGCCCGGGACGCGCTCCAGAACTACTGCATCATCGAGCGCTTCCTCGTGGAGGTCCTCGACGTCGAGGAGTTCCGGACCGAGGCGAAGGCCCTGGAGAGCGTCATCGACGAGACGGTCGCCGACCGCCTCGACACCATCATCAACCGCGAGCCGAAGTGCCCGGACTGCTTCGACCCCGAGGAGGACGTCTGCGCCCTCCTCGAACTGGAGTGTCCCGAGACGGCCGACTGA
- a CDS encoding GNAT family N-acetyltransferase yields MEVRSAEVDDVARVREIARRSMEASYTLSPQTIEGAVMQWYDDDSFRERLDDDDQLVLVAERDGEILAFSESVVLESDGDADLNWLHVDPDYRGDGIARALFVETRERLTETGVTRLRGRVLRDNTDGIEFYEHLGFSKVGEDHVDIDGTDYTEHVYVEDEPSDLTRATTAEGKEVFVDPDDAFRASLAPFLAVYSDPDRERRWGNFCTNCESLDTAVDSMGRVECNDCGNQSKATRWDAAYM; encoded by the coding sequence ATGGAGGTACGCTCTGCGGAAGTCGACGACGTAGCGAGGGTTCGGGAGATCGCCCGGCGGTCGATGGAGGCGTCCTACACGCTCAGCCCGCAGACCATCGAGGGGGCGGTCATGCAGTGGTACGACGACGACTCGTTCCGGGAGCGACTCGACGACGACGACCAGCTCGTCCTCGTCGCCGAACGCGACGGCGAGATCCTGGCGTTCAGCGAGAGCGTCGTCCTCGAGAGCGACGGCGACGCCGACCTCAACTGGCTCCACGTCGACCCCGACTACCGCGGGGACGGCATCGCCCGCGCGCTCTTCGTCGAGACCCGCGAACGACTGACGGAGACGGGCGTGACGCGCCTTCGCGGGCGCGTCCTCCGGGACAACACCGACGGCATCGAGTTCTACGAACACCTCGGGTTCTCGAAGGTCGGCGAGGACCACGTCGACATCGACGGCACCGACTACACCGAGCACGTCTACGTCGAGGACGAACCGAGCGACCTGACGCGGGCGACGACGGCGGAGGGCAAGGAGGTGTTCGTCGACCCCGACGACGCCTTCCGCGCCAGCCTCGCGCCCTTCCTCGCGGTGTACTCCGACCCCGACCGCGAACGGCGGTGGGGCAACTTCTGTACGAACTGTGAGAGCCTCGACACGGCCGTCGACTCGATGGGCCGCGTCGAGTGCAACGACTGTGGCAACCAGAGCAAGGCGACGCGCTGGGACGCGGCGTACATGTAG
- a CDS encoding alanyl-tRNA editing protein: MTDLRYLDDSSVDTFEATVDRTLDDRLVLDATHFYPEGGGQPADRGTIEADGRTWNVTDVRKKDTVYHTLDGGNLPPVGTTVTGRLDWPRREAHMRYHTAQHLLSALLLEEFDARTIGNQIRTDRARLDAAYDRFSEDDLAYIENRMNDLVDDARPVTWSSMDRETAERTLDSERTRIDLLPESIETLRIVEVEGYDRTACAGTHVENTADVGRVRVTGRTTQGAEAERLSFTLE, from the coding sequence GTGACAGACCTGCGCTACCTCGACGACTCCTCGGTCGACACCTTCGAGGCGACGGTCGACCGGACCCTCGACGACCGACTCGTCCTCGACGCGACGCACTTCTACCCCGAGGGCGGCGGTCAGCCGGCGGACCGCGGCACCATCGAGGCGGACGGCCGGACGTGGAACGTCACCGACGTCCGCAAGAAGGATACGGTGTACCACACGCTGGACGGGGGGAACCTCCCGCCGGTCGGGACGACCGTCACCGGCCGCCTCGACTGGCCGCGTCGCGAGGCACACATGCGCTATCACACCGCCCAGCACCTCCTGTCGGCGCTCCTGCTCGAGGAGTTCGACGCCCGGACTATCGGCAATCAGATACGCACCGACCGCGCCCGCCTCGACGCCGCCTACGACCGCTTCTCCGAGGACGACCTCGCGTACATCGAGAACCGCATGAACGACCTGGTCGACGACGCCCGCCCGGTGACGTGGTCCTCGATGGACCGCGAGACGGCCGAGCGGACGCTCGACTCCGAACGGACCCGCATCGACCTCCTCCCCGAGAGTATCGAGACGCTCCGTATCGTCGAGGTCGAGGGGTACGACCGGACGGCCTGCGCCGGCACGCACGTCGAGAACACCGCCGACGTCGGCCGCGTCCGGGTGACCGGGCGGACGACGCAGGGCGCCGAGGCCGAACGTCTCTCGTTCACCCTGGAGTAG
- a CDS encoding HD domain-containing protein produces MGVEIRESPVADEEFEAMKQFVHDYLAASVESEETGGRMRWYPWHSAEYRFNHILNVVDLATTIAEREGANPDVVRVAALFHDISKLEADQDVHAEEGARVAREYLTARGDFPESFVEEVCAAIRDHSYQGPLTDLPLETRCLVEADLLDKVGANGTALMLLRMGYEARTHMDASGMVARVLERGEDAVLRIESDTAESIAHERLKRVRWFREWLEGEVSEMSSPSDGAETRGRDAGLDTGADTTRNADTDD; encoded by the coding sequence GTGGGGGTCGAGATTAGGGAATCACCGGTCGCCGACGAGGAGTTCGAGGCGATGAAGCAGTTCGTTCACGACTACCTCGCGGCGAGCGTCGAGAGCGAGGAGACCGGCGGACGGATGCGCTGGTATCCGTGGCACTCCGCGGAGTACCGGTTCAACCACATCCTGAACGTGGTCGACCTCGCGACGACCATCGCGGAGCGCGAGGGGGCGAACCCGGACGTCGTGCGCGTCGCCGCCCTGTTCCACGACATCTCGAAACTGGAGGCGGACCAGGACGTCCACGCCGAGGAGGGCGCCCGGGTCGCCCGCGAGTACCTGACGGCCCGTGGCGACTTCCCGGAGTCGTTCGTCGAGGAGGTGTGCGCGGCCATCCGCGACCACTCCTATCAGGGGCCGCTCACGGACCTCCCGCTCGAGACGCGCTGTCTGGTCGAGGCCGACCTGCTCGACAAGGTCGGCGCCAACGGGACGGCGCTGATGCTCCTGCGGATGGGCTACGAGGCCCGCACGCACATGGACGCCTCGGGGATGGTCGCGCGCGTCCTCGAGCGCGGCGAGGACGCCGTCCTACGCATCGAGAGCGACACCGCGGAGAGCATCGCCCACGAGCGCCTCAAGCGCGTGCGCTGGTTCCGCGAGTGGCTCGAGGGCGAGGTGAGCGAGATGTCCTCGCCGTCCGACGGGGCCGAGACGCGAGGGCGTGACGCCGGCCTCGACACGGGGGCGGACACGACCAGGAACGCCGACACGGACGACTGA
- a CDS encoding LysE family translocator: MGVVVTFLAGVVFGLALAAPPGPMNAIIAEESVVRGWGAGFRAGLGAMVADLCFLVAALFGLVAFVERYPLLRAAMVAVGGVLMLYFAYGAAREVRGRFRAADGAGKGFQKAFVLALTNPYQILFWLTAGVALLDPGTQDVLEPLSTALAGLLVVRTGSPALLVGLFGGIVVWITGFPAALTVAERRIESLTPVVAGLSALALAAFGCYFLLDAGSTLVTAVSTPVGWG; this comes from the coding sequence ATGGGTGTCGTCGTCACGTTCCTCGCGGGGGTAGTGTTCGGGTTGGCTCTGGCCGCGCCGCCGGGACCGATGAACGCCATCATCGCCGAAGAGAGCGTCGTCCGCGGGTGGGGCGCGGGCTTCCGTGCGGGCCTCGGGGCGATGGTCGCCGACCTCTGCTTTCTCGTCGCGGCGCTGTTCGGCCTCGTCGCGTTCGTCGAGCGGTACCCCCTCCTCCGGGCGGCGATGGTCGCCGTCGGCGGCGTGTTGATGCTCTACTTCGCCTACGGGGCGGCCCGGGAGGTGCGCGGTCGGTTCCGCGCCGCCGACGGGGCGGGAAAGGGGTTCCAGAAGGCGTTCGTCCTCGCGCTGACGAACCCCTACCAGATACTCTTCTGGCTCACCGCCGGCGTGGCGCTGCTCGACCCGGGGACGCAGGACGTCCTCGAACCGCTCTCGACGGCGCTCGCCGGTCTGCTCGTCGTCAGGACGGGAAGTCCGGCGCTGCTCGTCGGGCTGTTCGGCGGCATCGTCGTCTGGATAACGGGGTTCCCGGCCGCGCTGACGGTCGCCGAGCGCCGCATCGAGTCACTCACGCCGGTCGTCGCCGGCCTCAGCGCGCTCGCGCTCGCGGCGTTCGGCTGTTACTTCCTGCTCGACGCGGGGAGCACGCTCGTCACGGCGGTGTCGACGCCCGTGGGTTGGGGCTGA
- a CDS encoding threonine synthase: MDTTPAFDGLVCTETGERFDATTSHHPDGGVLDARYDYGALDAHDALVGDVPGLGAYAELLPFPAASLVTLGEGATPLVDCPVLAEELGVGRVLVKDEGTNPTGTFVDRGMALALTAARAHGAEDVALASPGDSAHSAAAYAARAGLTSHPVVPTRSTFVNKAMVNVHGGDMRVVEGRLPDAEEAFRESSEEESWYSLGAFETPYRHEGAKTVMYELLEQLDLEVPDAVFYPFEGGDGLVGLHKGAREFRDLGLVESVPPLYAAQSTGCAPVVEAFEAGADTHEPWETPDTVCGGLERPDPAGGALVQTALRESDGGAVATDDDDVLESAVAVASREGVGLSVAAGAAASAAWAMADEFDDDDTVVLLNTSTGTKDADLLRSHLMGQGF; encoded by the coding sequence ATGGACACGACCCCGGCGTTCGACGGCCTCGTCTGCACGGAGACGGGCGAACGCTTCGACGCGACGACGAGCCACCACCCCGACGGCGGCGTCCTCGACGCGCGGTACGACTACGGCGCGCTCGACGCGCACGACGCGCTGGTGGGTGACGTCCCCGGTCTCGGGGCGTACGCGGAACTCCTGCCGTTCCCGGCCGCGTCGCTCGTCACGCTCGGCGAGGGGGCGACGCCGCTGGTCGACTGCCCGGTGCTCGCGGAGGAACTCGGCGTCGGGCGCGTCCTCGTGAAGGACGAGGGGACCAACCCGACCGGGACGTTCGTCGACCGCGGGATGGCGCTCGCGCTCACCGCCGCGCGCGCCCACGGCGCCGAGGACGTGGCGCTCGCGAGCCCCGGCGACTCGGCGCACTCCGCGGCGGCCTACGCCGCCCGCGCGGGACTGACGAGCCACCCGGTGGTCCCGACGCGCTCGACGTTCGTCAACAAGGCGATGGTGAACGTTCACGGCGGCGACATGCGCGTCGTCGAGGGTCGCCTGCCGGACGCCGAGGAGGCGTTCCGCGAGTCGAGCGAGGAGGAGTCGTGGTACTCGCTGGGGGCGTTCGAGACGCCGTACCGCCACGAGGGGGCGAAGACCGTGATGTACGAACTACTCGAACAGCTCGACCTGGAGGTGCCCGACGCCGTCTTCTACCCCTTCGAGGGAGGGGACGGGCTCGTCGGTCTCCACAAGGGAGCGCGGGAGTTCCGTGACCTCGGCCTCGTCGAGTCGGTGCCGCCGCTGTACGCGGCCCAGTCGACGGGCTGTGCGCCGGTCGTCGAGGCGTTCGAGGCGGGTGCCGACACTCACGAGCCGTGGGAGACGCCGGACACGGTCTGTGGCGGTCTGGAGCGTCCCGACCCGGCGGGCGGCGCCCTCGTCCAGACGGCGCTGCGCGAGAGCGACGGCGGGGCGGTGGCGACCGACGACGACGACGTCCTCGAGAGCGCCGTCGCCGTCGCCAGCCGCGAGGGCGTCGGGCTGAGCGTCGCCGCCGGGGCCGCCGCGAGCGCGGCGTGGGCGATGGCCGACGAGTTCGACGACGACGACACGGTGGTGCTCCTCAACACCTCGACGGGGACGAAGGACGCCGACCTCCTGCGCAGCCACCTGATGGGCCAGGGGTTCTGA